One genomic region from Gossypium hirsutum isolate 1008001.06 chromosome D13, Gossypium_hirsutum_v2.1, whole genome shotgun sequence encodes:
- the LOC107920331 gene encoding phosphatidylinositol/phosphatidylcholine transfer protein SFH11 isoform X1 — MSNTHQEAIKQFLSLMGNVDEKLNDTFQNMHHGYPTETLARFLKARDWDVPKAYKMLIDCLQWRIQNEIDNILSKPIIPADLYRAVRDSQLVGLSGYSKEGLPVIAIGVGLSTYDKASVNYYVQSHIQMNEYRDRVVLPAATQKYGKHISTCLKVLDMTGLKLSALNQIKLLTTISTIDDLNYPEKTETYYIVNAPYIFSACWKAVKPLLQERTKRKIQVLQGCGRDELLKVMDYSSLPHFCRKEGSGSSRNRSNGTIDNCFSLDHSYHQQLYNYIRHQANLIESGRPIKQGSVHVEFPEPDPEDTKIAKTIESEFQRLADQNGICNSLNGLKVNGD, encoded by the exons AACATGCACCATGGGTATCCAACTGAAACTCTAGCGCGGTTTCTGAAAGCGAGAGATTGGGATGTTCCGAAAGCCTATAAAATG TTAATTGATTGCTTACAATGGAGAATACAGAATGAGATTGACAACATATTATCA AAACCAATTATTCCCGCTGACTTATATAGAGCAGTGCGAGATTCTCAGCTTGTAGGATTATCTGGTTACTCGAAAGAG GGTCTTCCTGTCATTGCTATCGGTGTTGGGCTTAGCACATATGATAAAGCATCC GTGAATTACTATGTACAGTCACACATTCAAATGAATGAATATAGAGATCGTGTAGTATTG CCTGCGGCCACACAGAAGTATGGAAAACATATTAGCACATGTTTGAAGGTATTAGATATGACTGGCTTGAAGCTTTCGGCATTAAACCAAATAAAG CTACTGACTACTATATCAACAATTGATGACTTAAATTATCCAGAGAAGACGGAGACATATTATATTGTCAATGCACCATACATATTTTCGGCATGTTGGAAG GCTGTAAAACCTCTGTTGCAAGAAAGGACGAAGAGGAAAATTCAGGTGCTTCAAGGTTGCGGAAGGGACGAGTTACTCAAA GTAATGGATTATTCATCCCTGCCACATTTTTGTCGAAAAGAGGGTTCCGGATCATCACGGAACAGAAGCAATGGAACCATAGATAATTGTTTCTCATTAGACCACTCCTACCATCAACAACTTTACAATTACATAAGGCATCAAGCTAATCTTATAGAGAGTGGTAGGCCAATCAAACAGGGATCAGTTCACGTAGAATTTCCCGAGCCAGATCCAGAAGATACCAAGATTGCAAAGACCATCGAATCTGAGTTTCAGAGGCTTGCAGACCAAAATGGTATTTGCAACTCCCTAAATGGGCTTAAAGTAAATGGTGACTAG
- the LOC107920331 gene encoding phosphatidylinositol/phosphatidylcholine transfer protein SFH9 isoform X2, whose translation MHHGYPTETLARFLKARDWDVPKAYKMLIDCLQWRIQNEIDNILSKPIIPADLYRAVRDSQLVGLSGYSKEGLPVIAIGVGLSTYDKASVNYYVQSHIQMNEYRDRVVLPAATQKYGKHISTCLKVLDMTGLKLSALNQIKLLTTISTIDDLNYPEKTETYYIVNAPYIFSACWKAVKPLLQERTKRKIQVLQGCGRDELLKVMDYSSLPHFCRKEGSGSSRNRSNGTIDNCFSLDHSYHQQLYNYIRHQANLIESGRPIKQGSVHVEFPEPDPEDTKIAKTIESEFQRLADQNGICNSLNGLKVNGD comes from the exons ATGCACCATGGGTATCCAACTGAAACTCTAGCGCGGTTTCTGAAAGCGAGAGATTGGGATGTTCCGAAAGCCTATAAAATG TTAATTGATTGCTTACAATGGAGAATACAGAATGAGATTGACAACATATTATCA AAACCAATTATTCCCGCTGACTTATATAGAGCAGTGCGAGATTCTCAGCTTGTAGGATTATCTGGTTACTCGAAAGAG GGTCTTCCTGTCATTGCTATCGGTGTTGGGCTTAGCACATATGATAAAGCATCC GTGAATTACTATGTACAGTCACACATTCAAATGAATGAATATAGAGATCGTGTAGTATTG CCTGCGGCCACACAGAAGTATGGAAAACATATTAGCACATGTTTGAAGGTATTAGATATGACTGGCTTGAAGCTTTCGGCATTAAACCAAATAAAG CTACTGACTACTATATCAACAATTGATGACTTAAATTATCCAGAGAAGACGGAGACATATTATATTGTCAATGCACCATACATATTTTCGGCATGTTGGAAG GCTGTAAAACCTCTGTTGCAAGAAAGGACGAAGAGGAAAATTCAGGTGCTTCAAGGTTGCGGAAGGGACGAGTTACTCAAA GTAATGGATTATTCATCCCTGCCACATTTTTGTCGAAAAGAGGGTTCCGGATCATCACGGAACAGAAGCAATGGAACCATAGATAATTGTTTCTCATTAGACCACTCCTACCATCAACAACTTTACAATTACATAAGGCATCAAGCTAATCTTATAGAGAGTGGTAGGCCAATCAAACAGGGATCAGTTCACGTAGAATTTCCCGAGCCAGATCCAGAAGATACCAAGATTGCAAAGACCATCGAATCTGAGTTTCAGAGGCTTGCAGACCAAAATGGTATTTGCAACTCCCTAAATGGGCTTAAAGTAAATGGTGACTAG
- the LOC107920332 gene encoding WEB family protein At5g55860, translating to MPERINKQNAMVAMGRSSATVSPKVEVGEVDTSAPFTTVKDAVTRFSEATFSGENPTMKAAKARPAERVLAKETQLRLAQNVLNKFKGRLENAETTKSQALEDLERAQTTVEELTHKLKTANESKNSVIKATEAAKDQAKQFEETNSGDLPGTNGARSQDLETANEQYTTVITELYAAKQELSKARKERDASLEAKIAAFNRAGEAEHAVNVNIEKVGALSREISAVQESIGNVKLASLEIQKEQAKTYAEKDTQRQLYKAKLEESTKRLLALKNESDIELARNLEAKLCETVYQIADLQKQIKNAKASDLESVQAVTSELDGAKGSQQKVINKENLLRNLVESLKVELENVKKEHSELKEKEAETESIAGNLHVKLRRSKYDLEVFLAEESKTRGAYEEMISTLQQLSVETEGTQREAEEMKKETEKLKLEAEASRVRLKEADKKLRNVSEENEAAKEAETRALDQIKMLSERINAARASTPECGADITISREEFESLSHTAEESNNIAEMKVKAAMARVEAVKASENEALERIEAIQKEIEDVKAANMDALKRAEVAEAAKMAVEGELQRWREREQKKAAKVTAQILPESSPQHGRKQKQNPPDKIVQVQKLEKSKSSIFEKPVSILNQRNNQIDSGSPSYWPGEKSV from the exons ATGCCAGAGAGAATAAACAAGCAAAACGCAATGGTCGCAATGGGACGCTCAAGTGCCACCGTCTCTCCAAAAGTGGAGGTCGGAGAAGTAGACACGAGTGCACCTTTTACAACAGTTAAAGATGCTGTCACTCGTTTCAGTGAAGCTACTTTCTCTGGGGAAAACCCCACCATGAAAGCAGCAAAAGCTCGCCCTGCAGAG AGAGTGTTGGCAAAAGAGACTCAGCTTCGCCTGGCTCAAAACGTATTGAACAAATTTAAGGGGCGCCTCGAAAATGCCGAGACAACTAAGTCTCAAGCACTTGAAGATCTCGAAAGGGCTCAAACAACAGTCGAGGAACTGACTCACAAACTCAAAACTGCCAACGAATCAAAGAATTCTGTGATCAAGGCTACAGAAGCTGCAAAGGATCAGGCAAAGCAGTTTGAAGAAACAAATTCCGGTGATCTCCCTGGAACCAATGGTGCTAGGAGCCAAGACTTGGAGACTGCGAATGAACAATACACAACCGTGATTACCGAACTTTATGCTGCAAAACAAGAACTGAGCAAGGCTCGCAAGGAACGTGATGCATCCTTAGAAGCAAAAATTGCTGCTTTCAACCGAGCAGGAGAAGCTGAACACGCAGTTAATGTTAACATTGAAAAGGTTGGAGCACTCTCCAGGGAGATTTCAGCTGTACAGGAATCGATCGGAAATGTTAAGCTTGCATCTCTTGAAATACAGAAAGAACAAGCTAAAACATATGCCGAAAAGGATACCCAGAGGCAATTATATAAAGCTAAGCTTGAAGAGTCCACAAAGAGGTTGCTTGCTTTAAAGAACGAATCTGACATTGAACTTGCAAGAAATCTTGAGGCAAAACTGTGCGAAACTGTCTATCAGATTGCGGATTTGCAGAAACAGATTAAAAATGCGAAGGCTTCTGATCTGGAGTCCGTGCAAGCTGTTACTTCAGAGCTCGATGGTGCTAAAGGATCACAGCAAAAAGTCATTAACAAGGAAAACTTGTTGAGGAATTTGGTGGAGTCTCTTAAGGTCGAACTAGAGAATGTGAAGAAAGAGCATTCGGAACTGAAGGAGAAGGAAGCGGAAACAGAGTCCATTGCAGGGAATCTGCATGTCAAGCTTCGGAGAAGTAAATATGATCTTGAAGTTTTCCTTGCAGAGGAATCCAAAACAAGAGGAGCCTACGAAGAAATGATTTCAACCCTCCAACAGCTATCTGTTGAAACGGAAGGCACACAACGAGAAGCAGAAGAGATGAAGAAGGAAACTGAGAAGTTGAAGTTGGAAGCTGAAGCCTCAAGAGTTAGGCTCAAGGAAGCAGATAAGAAgttgagaaatgtttctgaagaaAATGAAGCTGCAAAAGAAGCTGAGACACGGGCACTTGATCAGATAAAGATGCTTTCCGAGAGAATAAATGCTGCCCGTGCTTCAACCCCAGAATGTGGAGCTGATATCACCATCTCTAGGGAAGAATTCGAGTCTTTGAGCCATACGGCTGAGGAGTCGAATAATATAGCTGAAATGAAAGTAAAGGCTGCCATGGCTCGGGTAGAAGCAGTAAAGGCTAGTGAAAATGAGGCTCTCGAGAGGATTGAGGCGATTCAGAAAGAGATTGAAGACGTGAAGGCCGCAAACATGGATGCTTTGAAGAGGGCAGAGGTGGCTGAAGCAGCGAAGATGGCAGTGGAAGGAGAGCTCCAAAGATGGCGTGAAAGGGAACAGAAGAAAGCAGCCAAAGTAACAGCACAGATTCTACCAGAATCATCCCCACAGCATGGCAGAAAACAAAAACAGAACCCACCGGACAAAATTGTTCAGGTTCAAAAGTTAGAAAAATCGAAGTCATCCATCTTCGAAAAGCCAGTCAGTATATTGAATCAAAGAAACAACCAAATCGACAGCGGATCTCCATCATATTGGCCTGGTGAGAAGTCTGTGTGA